Part of the Coccinella septempunctata chromosome 3, icCocSept1.1, whole genome shotgun sequence genome is shown below.
TATCTTCATCTCCAGGGTCCGACAAATAGTTTATGTTTATATTTGGAAAGTCCAGAGGATTCGATGATTTGAGTGTTATTTCCCCCAACGATTTGGGATGTAAAAGGACCAACATTAACTTAAAATCAGTGGAAGGATCCCTTTTCTTGATAATTGAGTTTGCGATGTCCGGCTTATAATTGAAGACTTTTGTTTCTAATTCCGAAGTACTTGGAGGTGGAACGAAGATGAACTCAATGTCAGGCACAGTTGATTCTCGATCCAGGGTATTAACGAATTTAATCGCTTGCGTATTCAAACACCAGGTGAGAATTCCTCTGCCGTTTAAGAAGTCTCGAATCTGCTCTTTCAAAGGAGGCTTTCTGAAAGTGAAGTTAGTTCTGACGTTGAATCCGACGAACACTGGATGATCTTGCATATGTTTACCAACTGGTAAATCTTGAACAACTGGGATTCCCAACTCATCCAGGTGTTCCTTCGGGCCAATACCAGATAACATGAGCAACTGTGGAGTATTGACAGCCCCAGCAGACAAAACTACTTCTTGATTAACTAGGACTTTGAACAGTTTCCCATTTTTCAGAAACAAGACTCCATAAGCTGTTTTATCCTTGTTTATAAGAACCCTGGTGACAAGAGCATTGGTGACTATTTTAACATTTGGTTGGTTGCGAACGGGATCTACAAAGTTTCTTCCACCACTTGCTCTTTTACCGTTGTTTGTGTTCATCTGCAATTCCGAATATCCAATCTGATGTTCACCATTATAATCGACTTCTTGATATCCCATTTCTCTGCCAGCTTCGAAGAAATAATCATTGAGTGGATGTTTTGGCTTATGGTTGCTGACATTCAGAAGGCCATTTCTGGAATGGAAGTCCATGTCACCTTCTTCGATATCGAAATGCTCggattttttgaaatatggtAGAAGGCTCTCGTAAGACCATCCAGGATTGCTGTGGATCATCCAGTTGTTGTAATCGGCTCTGTTTCCCCTTATATACATAAGAGCGTTTATGCTACTGGAACCGCCAACAACCCTTCCTCTTGGGTAGCTGCATTGGTTGTTGTTCATACCTGTGGAAGACGAGCATGAACGAAACATGAAACCTGGCTTATTTATGAGAGATTAAACTGGTTATGTTTGAATCCGTTAACGTTTGTATGAAACAAACAACGATCATAAATGAATACATATACATACACCTATAGATGAATATAAGTGCTAAAAGGGGTGGCTGCAAGCAGATTtcgaaaaatctaaaaatgtgaTTTACTCTTTAATTATATGATTGAAACTTTCAACTTACCCAAGCATGACTTATTTTGAGATGTGGTGTTGTAACCCCAATTCATATCGGTAAATTGGGAATAGAATGCCATGGTTGGCATATCACTGAAATCATTTTCTTCTCCACCTGCTTCCAGCAATAGAATCCTCCATCTGCGTATCTTTGAGAGCCTGTTGAAAATGACAGATCCGCTACTTCCTCCACCAACTATGATGAAGTCGAATCGTCCATAATCTGTGAAAGTCGTAAATGAATCCTATTTCTAGAAAAATATGCTGTTATCGATGTAAAAATAGGCAATTTTCAGTGTTCAGTCCCATTCTAGCAAGTAGGTAGGTACTTGACCCATTCGCTAGAGAcgttatgaaaataatttttttctcttccTGTTAGTTTTTACCCATTTAGGTACTTTCACACCTTTTGAGAGAATAACCCTTATAAGCATCAGATAATCTCCCTATGACTTGAGTCGATTAAAAAACTGTTATAAATGCATTGTTGCAAgatgaaatatttcttgaggtcaaaagaaacacttttttcctataccactttttccgattcggccctgataaaaagatatagcctttttaagtttttaaaatggttaaggaaaaaagtgtcagagactcaccctgcataaaCAAAGATTTTCCGAAAATagttcaaatgaaattttggtatattgTTTCACAGGATATTTTTACTTTTTATAATCTGAGAATACATTCACAATTTCTCTGATTGAAAAGACCTTCAAAATAATGTGTCATTAAACTCATATTTATATTAAAAGTAACTCCATTAGTGGATATTCAGCACTGGAATTCtcgaattattcaattttatgaTACGCAGTTTGCGATAAGGAAAATTTTGTTAAAGGACGACCTACTTTCGACTTTCAGGTAAGTATATGGGTAATATAAGAATACGTCTTCTACTCATCTACTGCGATATACTTCACTCCAATCATATAGGCACAAAAATTGCTATAAGAATATTTTGCATTAATTCTAAATATTTTCCTAGATGTTGCTAAGATGTTACTACTAAGATCTACGTAGATTAACCCCCGTCACCCTAAATCTCTTATTCTATAAGGACGTATCATGCGtaccaaatataaaattctcgttcCTTGTCCTGAAAAAGATATGAACATTAACTAACTCGAAAATTAAGGAATCTGATTAAACttaatgaaataattcaggcagTTCCAAAATGGAATCATAAAAGGTATCTTGTCCGATTTCTCAACAAAATTTGTTATAAAACGACAAACTAATATCCTTGCTTGATTGGTACACTCTTTAATTATTTTAACCTCCTTTTTTTACTGACTTCTGTGTTTCTTCTGATAACCACGaaataaagaaattaaaaattatggTGGGATTACATTTTCTGCGATCTTTCCAACAAGCTATGTTCCAATTTGAAGGTTGGATGTTGGATGGGGTTGTAGTTAaagggttgaagaaaaacactcaATGTAATTGTCAGAAAATGGAgttaattaaaaatcaattaGAGGATCTCAGCGTTTTCATTTAGAGTtactggttgaagaaatattaattttattccagacttatttCCATTTTTACTTCACTTACCTTCCGCTGTAGATTCTTCTGGTATATGGTCACCAAAATACCTCCTGTTGTCGGTCGGCAGTACAAAACTGGACGCCTCTTTGATCTTTCTCGTCAAAAACTGTTCGTAATACTCCGCGTTCTTCTCAGTAGGATAAGCTACGGACCCGTAACTGGAAAGGCAGACCACAGCCAGTAGCAGAACCAGAACCATCTTACGGCCGTATCAGTTTTCTCAAACCACTACAGCCTTTCAGCCCGCTACTGCTCCGAAACTGCAAATGAGTGTTTCCCCAAGGAGTGCACCGATGAgactaaaaaaaatattgatatcaGGTATTCAACTCGATGTTTGTTCGATTTTAATTATCCTAGTTGGCAATGTGAATTCCACGAATTTCGTCCTTTCTCAAGGAAACTGTTTATGCAATGGGTCGAGGCCTATAAATTTGTTAGCTACTATGTTATACAAAAGAGATGATTGGGAGGTGAGAACAGCTCAGATAAAAACCAACCTTGTATTCTGAATGATGAATATACATGAGTATGTAGGTCATATTCCTGCTTAATCTACTGTATCTACTGGATTTCAACTGTCCAATTCATTGTTTAGAACTTCAGATATCATACCTCTATCTCCTTGAAAAGAAGGTATTATTTTCGGTCTAGAAAACAGCATTTTGGGCACCAATTTACACCATGATTGGCTGAATCTTCTTGTCCATATTTGTGAGGTGCGGAAAATTTGAAACAATTCGTCAGTTTTCTATTTATGGAAGTTTTCATGCCGATCTCCTGTCATAAGGTTTCGAAAATATCATTTATTCTCTGcatacagggtgtgtctttgactcgtacaaatatttcaacagtagattcttgaggtcaaaaacacttttttcctttaccattttttccgattaggccctgataaaaagatatagccattttgagttttcataatgagttatGCCAGCCCTGGAGGTACAGAATGGCCTTCAGAATatcaagctaaatctatgacactacacatcagcGGAAGTTTTAaagagagttgcattcagccaaagtactcaatttcccgaatatcagagctattttttttttttttgaacatcaaattacctgaaaacggcgcattagcGTAgcttcgggtgacttgggacgattgttgaattcaacttgtcatatttttaAAACGGTGTTCTATTTTTATCTGagaaagaggttcgaatatgcttaatgagccagactattgattaggatatataccttGCTTCAGAAtccggatataaattttgaaaaaaataaaatatacttgtcccaagtcacccaccgagtagggaggcttgggacacaagttaaaatctattaatttctcaactatcaaatgaaataggttaCTTGGgactgtgtatagttttgaaagataagaatttgtgattatatagttgaaattcggtaaggaaattaaatgataaacccctagtacagcgaaagtaaatatattgcaacttaAATTTAaagaactaaacaaaacaaggaaacttTTCTTTGGTGATATCGTGCAAAAAATCGgaatatttcctgctgccaatgctcCGCTTGtttctattcggcattgtcccatgTCACCctatgagatccgtgttgccgtttgatttgtaaacaaccttgtttcatgacatatcttatatcccaatatcccacgtatccagaaaaaaattacacatgcacaaaatgAAACACATGtgcaggacactagaaagtataaaggccataaaaaaacgtgattttactctcctgaattcgttaatttttcctgtcaattcaaacgctctggtcacggcaaactcaacaggaattaattgttaaactaaacgaaaagacgctacacaatcttataagtttttcccttcactcataaagggtaagaaacaaagaaatctgcaaggggggtaagggtaattgtcccaagttataGGACTGTTCCGGATCTACCggtacagaaactgtgcagtcattGTATATCCAAActactgcatttttaaaatgcagaattatcaatacagaaactgtgcagtttcagtttCAGCAATTTCTGTGCTGCAATCAGCCGGCACTTGAAATGCAGTATCTGTACAGTTGcggtatattgtgtttgttgggtcaGTGTTTATTTTTTGAACGACTGATTCGATCGAGGACAAAGAATTATATTGATTTTTGAAGATCTGTCGATTTTGGGATTGATCAGTATTACGCAggccaagtttttttttctggtgttattttttttttaagaaactttcgtgttttttctgataaccacgaaattaaaaaaatatattcggcTGGGATTTCATTTTCCTTGGGCTTTCCAATAAGCCCACACATGGTATATGTTTCCGTTTGTATAAAGGAAGTGTGATGGGGTTGTGGCTTACGGGTTGAAGAAAACACTCAATTTTTTTGCCAGAAAATGAGAGAATTaaaaaatcaattgacgggtttccttgttttcattttgagttattggttgaagaaacaTTAATTTATCCGGAGTTATGCCCAACCCTGTATTGAAAGGATAATAATTAGTATGTTCCGACTCCCGACAGtatggaatcaattaatatcATTGCATATCATGAGATTTGTGGAAATTGAAGAAATCACTACATCATAATGAATTGATGCGTGAATTTACTCGAAACTTCAACttcatcaatttcaaaatttgtcAAAGTTTTTGTTGTTATTGGGTCAAAGATTTTTTAATGAATGAGAGGAAAAGGGTCCTAGAATGCAAACAGTGAGGTCTCTTCACATATACCAAAGTGAGGATTAATATCAcatgataaaaaaaatcataaaataacTCTATTTGGTGTGTTATTACATTAcaaaaaaatttagattttctGGTATCTTTGCTTCAGGAAATCTGCCATCTTCTCACCTATCAAGAAAGCAGGGGAATTCGTATGCCCAGATGTTGTCGAAGGTATTATTCCACAGTCTCCCACCCTCAATTTCTGAATTCCGTGAACCCTCAGATCAGGATCAACTACAGAAGTTCTTGTATCATTACCCATCTTGGTTGTACCAGAAGCGTGGTATAAAGTTGTTGTGAAATATCTTATGGTACAATACCAATAGTCCTTGCTATCATAAGTATATTCATCGCAGTTCTTGAATTCTTTGATAATAAGAGAAGCGTTTAGTTTCTTCAAAGCATCAGTCTTCAGCATATCCTGAGCATGCCTTATAGATCTATATATCGTATCAATATCTTCATCTCCAGGGTCCGACAAATAGTTTATGTTTATATTTGGAAAGTCCAGAGGATTCGATGATTTGAGTGTTATTTCCCCCAACGATTTTGGATGTAAAAGGACCAACATTAACTTGATATCAGTGGTAGGATCCCTTTTCTTGATGACTGAGTTTGCGATGCCCGGCTCAAAATTGAAGACTCTTATTTCTAATTCCGAAGTACTTGCTTGTGGAACGAATATGATCTCAATGTCAGGCACAGTTGATTGTCGATCCAGGGTGTTAATGAATTTAATCGCTTGCGTATTCAAACACCAGGTGAGAATTCCTCTGCCGTTTAAGAAGTCTCGAATCTGCTCTTTCAAAGGAGGCTTTTTGAAAGTGAAGTTAGTTCTGACGTTGAATCCGACGAACACTGGATGATCTTGCAAATGTTTGCCAACTGGTAAATCTTGAACAACTGGGATTCCCAACTCATCCAGGTGTTCCTTCGGGCCAATACCAGATAACATGAGCAACTGTGGAGTATTGACAGCTCCAGCAgacaaaattatttcttgatTAACTAGGACTTTGAACAGTTTcccatttttcagaaataagaCTCCATAAGCTGTTTTATCCTTGTTTATAAGAACCCTGGTGACTAGAGCATTGGTGACTATTTTAACATTTGGTTGGTTGCGAACGGGATCTATAAAGTTTCTTCCACCACTTGCTCTTTTTCCGTTGTTTGTGTTCATCTGCAATCCCGAATATCCAATCTGATGTTCACCATTATAATCGACTTCTTGATATCCCATTTCTCTGCTAGCTTCGAAGAAATAATCATTGAGTGGATGTTGTGGCTTATGGTTGCTGACATTCAGAAGTCCGTTTCTGGAATGAAAGTTCATGTCACCTTCTTCGATATCGAAATGTTCggattttttgaaatatggtAGAAGGCTCTCATAAGACCATCCAGGATTGCTGTGGATCATCCAGTTGTCGTAATCGGCTCTGTTTCCCCTTATATACATAAGAGCGTTTATGCTACTGGAACCGCCAACAACTCTTCCTCTTGGGTAGCTACATTTGTTGTTGTTCATACCTGTAGAAGACGAGCATGAATGAAACATGAAACCTGGCTATTTATTGAAGCTAATATGGGTGGTTTGAAGATGATTTCGTTATTATTATAGAGAAATGtgatttatgtacttgttacttATAAGATTGAATCTTTCCACTTACCCAAGCATGACGTATTTTGAGATGTAGTGTTGTAACCCCAATTCATATCGGTATATTGGGAATGGAACGCCATGGACGGCACATCACTGAAATCATTTTCTTCTCCGCCTGCTTCCAGCAATAGAATCCTCCATCTGCGTTCCTTTGAGAGCCTGTTGAAAATGACAGATCCGCTACTTCCTCCACCAACTATGATGAAGTCGTATCGTCCACAATCTGTAAAACTCGGCAATGAATTttaattctagaaaaatatgcTATTACTGATGTAAATATAGGCATTTCCGCACTGACATTATCCAATTCAAGCAAGTAGGTACTTGACCAATTCGTTAGAGGAGTAATGAAACTCATTTTCTCTACTCTAGTTCGTTTTCAGCTACTTAGGTGCTTTTACACATTTTGAGAGAATACTCCTTATAAGCATCAGATAATTTCacattggttgaagaaatattaattttattccagactcatGGCCATTTTTACTTCACTTACGTTTCGCTGTAGACTCTTCTGGTATATAGTCACCGAAATACCTCCTGTTGTCGGTCGGCAGTACGAAACTCGACGACTCTTTGAGCTTTCTCGTCAAAAACTGTTCGTAATACTCAGCGTACTTCTCAGTAGGATAAGCTACGGACGCATAACTGGAAAGGCAGACCACAGCCAGTAGCAGAACCAGAACCATCTTACGGCCGTATCAGTTTTCTCAAACCACTACACCCGCTACTGCTCCGGAACTGCAAATGAGTGTTTCCCCAATGAATGCACCCGTGAAgactaaaaaaaatattgatatcaGGTATTCAACTCGATGTTTGTCCGATTTTAATTATCCTAGTTGGCAAAGTAAATTCCACGAATTTCGTCCTTTCTCAAGTAAACTGTTAGCTTCTATGTTATACAAAAGAGATTTTTGGGAGGTGAGAACAGCAAAAACCAACCTTGTAGTCTGAATGATGAATATACATGAGTATGTAGGTCATATTTCTGCTTAATCTACTGTATCTACTGGATTTCAACTGTCTAATTCATTGCTTAGAAATTCAGATATCATACCTCTATCTCCTTGAAAAGAAGGTATTATTTTCGGTCTAGAAAACAGCATTTTGGGCTCCAATTTAGACCGTGATTGGCTGAATCATATTGTCGATATTTGTGAGGTGCGGAAAATTTGAAACAATTCGTCAGTTTTCTATTTATGGAAGTTTTCATTCACgatctcgtacaaatatttcaacagtatatttttgaggttaaaaaaaagaataacaagctaaatccatgacactacacatctgtgtaggtcgcattatacgagaaaatatcttatcttaagaatctactgtcaaaatatttgtacgagtcaaagactcacaatGTATAAAGCGGAAATCTCGTAATATTATTAGAAAGAGAGCAACTCAAGACATGTATAAATCTTTATATAGCTAATAAGAACCAcctgttatatatttttcaactcCATATTTGGGCCAGAATGtgtataaaaaaatcaatttttccatAATAATGAGCATAAGCTTTTCAGGTACTGTATATTTACTTCttagatatttcattttgaaagggGCATTCGTAAGATTTTACTCACATAGCATACTGCTGGAAAATCAGTGGTTTTGACATTTTGAACTCCTCTTCAAATGTGTTGTCGTTTGGATAAACTATTACATATCTATAAACACCTAACTCATAGACATTATGATTTCTTTTGGAAATAATTAAAACTGAAATTTGAATAACATGATTCTCACTAATGGAGATGTTTAACTATAGGTGTTTCACTATGACATAAAAATCATCAGGTGGGTGAAGATCAACACTTTACCTTTCCCTACCTGAAGATGCCACTGTGATAGAGAAACACGTGACGTGTTTAAATatctcatgttagtgaaaatcgtgTTGTTCAGCTTTTAATtttattatggattttcatcaagaattggccacatcaattcaatatttggaTTAATTCGTTCTGTTTTAGGCCattgtttgaattttatgataGCCCTTTTCACTCCGGTTCATGAATATGAAACAATACTTACCAGTTTTAATGATTGGTTCAACAAGATCGCAACGGTCTATAGATATGAGTTTGAGTGCAATTTAGCcgattcgaaatgaaattttcgaattgaattgaatttgggTATAATTTGCTTCGGATCAAGCGAAAATAATCAATTGGTAATATAAGAAGTATATTGCCGTAAAAGAGAGCTTATGGTGTAAATGATACAATGGAAACAATAATGAGCATTCATTTCTACTCATGAAAGTAATAGCGTAAATAAAGGAAATGATCAGCGGATTGAATTATACGTGTTGAtgtaaattgagtttcaaaccCCTACGAGCACCATATCAAACAAACTAAGTACAAATTTCACGTATACGTTAGTCGTAGTGATAAGAATTGTTTTGGTAGTGAAGAATAAAACCATCATGTATTTGCAGAACTGTTGAAAAAATGATTCAAGAAATAGACTCGCAATGTTGTTCAACCTTCTTATTCAGAAGGTAAAACAAGCCAAGTAATGAAAAAAAACTAGTTACCACAGGTATGAATCTTCTTTTTTCATACCTCTCTAATATCTCCTAACATAACCTATCCATATGGGAATCTGAATGATCTGTGAGTTTCTTTATAGATTAATAcgattgagttgaatactcaaatcTACTATCCCAATCTGACTTTATCAGCAACCACAGTGGTTAATTACAAtatagaaaaatccattctTGTTCAAGCCAGTTCcaaaaatacataattgaacTCGATAAAATTGTCAATTATCAGGGTTTCATATTAGGTAATTACACGTCTACCTACGGCACTGTTCTATTATCATTTCCATTCGAAAGGTTTCTGAGAATAATGTAAAATTGTttctaattcaaaaatattttgcagACTTTTATCTCGATCAAAATCAGTCTTAAGATTGCATTTCcccacatattgaatttataaGTACAATTTCGAATCACTGATATTATTATCGCCTACAATTTTGCACTTGAGTTCATCCCATTGTTATTTGAAGATGCCGTTTATCGATATTCTCCAGCAAATACCTACATGTTTTTCTTTTTGTACTGTTATCTTTCATCACtgatattataataattgaGTTAGGTATATTGATTTTGATTTTATCATGATGTATAATGAACAATCATTGAAGTATAAATCGGTTGATAATGTCTTCAGATTGCTTCAAACCGAAGTGTAGAAACACATGCCTTCCTCTACTCACAATTCAAAAACTCTAGAGGGAAACTTTGGCCATTAGAGGGACAACGTTGGGGAAGTGGAATCCTCTTCAGCACACATCCCCTTTTAGACCAAAGCCACTTGCTTCCTAGTTGTGGAAAAATCGATTTTGTGCATAGTCGTAACAGTTGAGGATTCAAGTTGGTAGAAACTATTTTACACTGGATGATTTACTGAGAAAAACAAAAAGGTTACgtgcaatattttattcggAGAATAACTAAACTTATATCACAGTTTTGATGTAGTTATATGTATGgtatcttatacagggtgaggaaAAGTAATAATGGGCCAAATTAATCTCATCTCAAACCtagaaaattaattattttctgatttttcatctTTCTTTCTTTTCGGTATATGATTGTTATTTCAACGAATGAATACTAAATCAAtgataaattcaaatatcaattaTATATTGTAACAGAGCAAggtaaaattatagaaaaactaGAGAAGATCTGTATTCATTTTTGCTTTTTGCCATTTTTCATACAtgtttttctttatattcatcCTCGATCATGGAGGATAATTTTTCTCCTATCATAAACGCTGGTCCATTTGTATGACCAGACAATGAATCTGGAATAACACCACAGTCTGCCACTCTGAGACCACTCAATCCATGCACTTTCAACTGTGGATCTACTACAGATGTTTTCGGATCTACTCCCATGTTCGTGGTACCCATACTATGGTAGGAGGGTATTGCCATATAACTTATGGTACAATACCAGTACTCCCTGGAATGTAAGTCATGTTTGAGGCATGGAGTCACATTAGAGAATAAGGAtgcatttatttttttaaaagcaTCCGTCTCGGTAATTTTGGAAATGAATCGTATTGCTTCATAAAGTTTGTCTATATCTTCTTCTTCCCCAAAAAGGTTGCTGTCTATTACTGGAAAATCTATAGGACTTTTCGACTGAATGGAAACTGTTCCACGTGATTTCGGATGTAGCAAGATCACGATAATggagaagaatttttttggatcaATTTTACTCATATAACCCTCTTGGATGCTTTTGATATAAGGGGATGCTATGGGCCTGTTTACATAATTATCACCACCTGTAGGAGGCAGGAGAACATATTCCACTGTAGGTCTACCTTCACGATCAGGATGCATGAAACTGAGACTTTTACCATTGAAAGGAGTTGTCAATAAACCTTCTCCTCCTAAGAAATCCTCAATTTGTTTCTCTAGAGCTACAGTGTCCTGTGATAAATTTGATTTAAAATGCAAATTGAACGCTAAGTgatctattaatttttttcctacaggtaaTGCTTGAACCAACGGAATTTGGAATTTCTTCAGAACTTCTTCCGGTCCTATACCAGA
Proteins encoded:
- the LOC123310095 gene encoding glucose dehydrogenase [FAD, quinone]-like, yielding MVLVLLLAVVCLSSYGSVAYPTEKNAEYYEQFLTRKIKEASSFVLPTDNRRYFGDHIPEESTAEDYGRFDFIIVGGGSSGSVIFNRLSKIRRWRILLLEAGGEENDFSDMPTMAFYSQFTDMNWGYNTTSQNKSCLGMNNNQCSYPRGRVVGGSSSINALMYIRGNRADYNNWMIHSNPGWSYESLLPYFKKSEHFDIEEGDMDFHSRNGLLNVSNHKPKHPLNDYFFEAGREMGYQEVDYNGEHQIGYSELQMNTNNGKRASGGRNFVDPVRNQPNVKIVTNALVTRVLINKDKTAYGVLFLKNGKLFKVLVNQEVVLSAGAVNTPQLLMLSGIGPKEHLDELGIPVVQDLPVGKHMQDHPVFVGFNVRTNFTFRKPPLKEQIRDFLNGRGILTWCLNTQAIKFVNTLDRESTVPDIEFIFVPPPSTSELETKVFNYKPDIANSIIKKRDPSTDFKLMLVLLHPKSLGEITLKSSNPLDFPNININYLSDPGDEDIDTIYRAIRHAQDMLETDAFKKLNASLTVKEFQNCDEYTYDSKDYWYCAIRYFTTTLYHTAGTTRMGNDTRTSVVDSDLRVHGIQKLRVGDCGIIPSTTSGHTNSPAFLIGEKMADFLKQRYQRI
- the LOC123310096 gene encoding glucose dehydrogenase [FAD, quinone]-like; this encodes MVLVLLLAVVCLSSYASVAYPTEKYAEYYEQFLTRKLKESSSFVLPTDNRRYFGDYIPEESTAKHCGRYDFIIVGGGSSGSVIFNRLSKERRWRILLLEAGGEENDFSDVPSMAFHSQYTDMNWGYNTTSQNTSCLGMNNNKCSYPRGRVVGGSSSINALMYIRGNRADYDNWMIHSNPGWSYESLLPYFKKSEHFDIEEGDMNFHSRNGLLNVSNHKPQHPLNDYFFEASREMGYQEVDYNGEHQIGYSGLQMNTNNGKRASGGRNFIDPVRNQPNVKIVTNALVTRVLINKDKTAYGVLFLKNGKLFKVLVNQEIILSAGAVNTPQLLMLSGIGPKEHLDELGIPVVQDLPVGKHLQDHPVFVGFNVRTNFTFKKPPLKEQIRDFLNGRGILTWCLNTQAIKFINTLDRQSTVPDIEIIFVPQASTSELEIRVFNFEPGIANSVIKKRDPTTDIKLMLVLLHPKSLGEITLKSSNPLDFPNININYLSDPGDEDIDTIYRSIRHAQDMLKTDALKKLNASLIIKEFKNCDEYTYDSKDYWYCTIRYFTTTLYHASGTTKMGNDTRTSVVDPDLRVHGIQKLRVGDCGIIPSTTSGHTNSPAFLIGEKMADFLKQRYQKI